Within bacterium, the genomic segment GCCGCCGCGGACTCCGCCCGGCGCTTGAAGTCCTTCAGCGCGGCGCTCCGCGCGTCGGCGCGAATCGTGAACTCCCCCGGCCGGAGACTGATGCCGCCGTTGACCTGGAACTTCGACCTGGTCTGCCAGGATGCGGCCGCCTTCCCGCGCTCGTGGTACGTCTTCATGATCGCCCCGTAGCGCCGCTCGAGGTCCTCGCGCTCGGCGACGAGGCCAGCCGGCGCCGGCTCGCCGGCCGCGACCAGCTCGGCCCGCACGCGCTCGAGCTCCGCGCGCAGCTCCCCGAGCCGGGTGCGGTCGGCGACCTGCTCCGCCCGCTCGGCCTCCCCCGCCGGTGGCAGCGGGTACGCCAGCCGCTGCGAGAGGAACTCCAGCAGCGACAGCAGGTCCCGTTCCGTCCGCAGCAGCGACCGCACCGGCGCTTCGCGCCCGTCCTTGAAGCGCGCCACGGCTTCCGCCTCGTACTCGCCGCAGGCCCGGCGCCCGGCCTTGTCCCGCGTGCAGAGCCAGGCCGCGAAGGACTGCGGATCGTGGAAGAACTCGCCGACCGCCTGCTGCAGCGCCGGCGTCAGCCACAGCACCCCGGACTGCTCCCGGACGAGCGTCCCCGTGATCGCCGCGCCCGGCGGGATCGGGAGGTACTCGGTGGTGACGATGCGCTCCAGGGTCCGCGGCGTGGACACCGCCGGCAACTGGACGGCGAGCAGCGCGTCGAGGTCCAGCCCCGAGGTGTCCGAGCGCCTCAGCCACGTCGCCACCGCCATGAGACGGGCCACCGCGGCCAGGTCGCCGATCTCGGGGAACGCGGCGGCGTAGCGCTCGTACTGCTCGTTGAGCTGGCGGATGTTGGCGCGCGCCGAGGGCGGAAGCGCCGCGCGCTTCCTGCGCCCGTCCGCGCCCTCGAACCCCTTCCCGATGCGCTCCGCGTCCGCGGTGAAGCGCGGCCGCGTGATCACCGCGAAGCCGTCGCGCGGGTCGGCGTCGACGCTCACGGACTCCGGGTAGAACCAGTAGCGGCTCGAGACCCACGTCTCGGCCTGCTCCGCATCCGGGTCGAGCATCCCCCGCTCGGAGTTGGTCATGAACTCCGGAATGCGCCGGCGGATCTCCGCGCGGACGTCCCGGTGCGTGACCGGGTCGAGGCCGGTGCACACCGTCTTGAACCGCCGGTCCGCGGCGAGCACCGCGGCGCCGATCCGCGTGTCCTCGAGGGTGCCGCCGAAGTTGACGCTGGTGAGCACCGGGTCGGCGTTGGGGTCGAGGCTGACGAAGGCGTCGTTGTCGCCCGCGTGGAAGGCGGCGCGGTACGCGACCGCCAGGTCGGCCAGCGACACGGGCTCGCCGCCGAGGCTGTCGCGCCGGTCGGGCCGCGCGAAGAGGACGAGCCCGGCCGCCGCGTCGAGCTGCGCCCCCTCGAGCTGTCCCCCGCGGCCGAAGAACTCCTCGAGCGCGGCCAGGTCGGGGGGAGGCCGTTCCGGAGGGAAGTCCGCGGCCGTCACGGTCGCCGGCCGGAGCGAGAGCATCAGCTCGCGTCGCCGGTAGTCGTTGCGGTACGCGAAGATCTCGACGGTCAGCGCGGCGCCGACATCGGCCGCGAGCGCCGCGAGGCAGTGGCGGACGACGGGGTAGTGCTCGCGCCAGGCCGCGGCGGCGTCGGTCCCCGGGAGGAACAGGCGGACCCGCCCCTTCCGGTCGGCGGCGGCGCGGTAGCGCCCCCCGCGAAACAGCGCCACCCACGCCGGCTGCGGCGAGCCCGGCGGCCACCGCTCAAGCACGTCCGTGCGCGGCTCCTGGTCGGGGCCGAAGACCATCTCGACCGCGTACGGCAGGAGCGAGGAGTAGGCGTCCAGGAAGGGCTGGAGGAACGAGCGCGGCGTCCCGGCGTCGAGCACCGCCGCGCTGAGCTTCCGGCCCGTCCTCGTGACGGCGTCCGGGTCGATCAGTTCGGCGTAGGAGACCGCGATCGACGCGGGGGCGCCGGCCGACGTCCTCGCCGCCCGCGGACGCGGCGCGCCGCTCCCCGCCGACGCCGGCGCGGGCGCGGCGGCAAGCAGCGCCAGCGTGGCCAGGACCGGGGCGACGCGCGCGACCGACCGCTGTCCGAGCATGGGGGAGACGATAGTGCGCGGGGCGGCGGTTGTCCAACGCCCGGGAGGTCCGTGTGCTATGCTGAGCGCGCATCCTTGGCATTTCCGCGGCGCGAACGCGCGCGGCGCGACGCCCTTCGGGATGCGGCTGGAGGACACGATGACGGAGAGCGAGGCGAAGTACCGCGCCCTGGTCGACGCGACGGACGACTCGATCTACCAGCTCGACCGCGAGTGCCGCTACCTCTTCATGAACCGCAAGCACATGGCCCGGATGGGGTTCGCGGGCGACGAGTTCGTCGGCCGCTCGTACGCGGACTTCCACAGCACGGAGGAGTCGCGGTGGATGCGCGAGAAGGTGGCGGCGGTCTTCGAGACCGGCACGTCGCTGCGCCACGAGCACCGCAGCCGCAGGGACGGCAACGACTTCCTGCTCACCCTGAGCCCGGTGCGACGGGCGGACGGCGGCGTCTCGTCGGTGATCGTCGTCTCGAAGGACGTGACGGCGCTCAAGCGGCTCGAGGAGGAGCTGCGCTCGCTGTCGCTCACCGACGCGCTCACGGGCCTCTACAACCGCCGGGGCTTCACCACGCTTGCCGTCCAGCAGCTCAAGCTCGCCGACCGGCGGCGCGAGGGCGTGTACATGCTCTACGCCGACATGGACGGGCTGAAGCAGATCAACGACACCTTCGGCCACAAGGAGGGCGACCGCGCCCTCGCCGAGGCCGGACGGCTGCTGCGGACGACCTACCGGACCTCGGACGTCATCTCGCGCATCGGCGGCGACGAGTTCGCCGTGATCCCCGTGGGGACCATCGCCGACGCCGTCCCCGCGATCATCGGCCGCTTCCAGCGCAACCTCGACGCGTTCAACGCCGAAGCGCAGCTTCCCTACCGCCTCTCGGTGAGCGTCGGCGTCATCATGTACGACCCCGGCAAGCCGCTGCCCCTGGACGAACTGCTGGCGGAGGCCGACCGCGTGATGTACGAGCAGAAGCGCGGGAGGCGGGGACCGGCGTAGCGCCGCGCGCGCCGGCGCGACCGCTCCTTCAGGTCACCAGGACCTTCGCGCCCCGGATCCGCCGCTCCTTCAGATCCAGCAGCGCCCGGTTCGCCTCCGCGAGAGGAAGGACCTCGACCTCGGGGCGGATGCCGGCCGCGGCGGCGAACGCGAGGAACTCGGCGACGTCGGCGCGCGCGATGTTCGCGACGCTCACCAGCTCCTTCTCCATCCAGAGGTCGCGCGGGTAGTCGAGGCCCGCCAGCGCGCCCTTGTCCGCATCCTCCTTGCGGATGGCGTTCACGACGAGCCGGCCGCCGGGCCCGAGCGCGCGCAGGCCGGCCACGACCGGCGCCCACGCCGGCGTGGTGTCGATGGCGCAATCGAGCGGCTCCGGCGGCGCGTCGCCGAAGTCCCCGGCCCACGCCGCGCCCTCTTCCAGCGCGAAGGCGCGCTCGCCCGGCGTGCGCGAGAAGACGTGCACCCGCGACCGCGGGAAGCGCCGCCGCACGACGCGCAGGACCAGGTGCCCGGACGCGCCGAAGCCGACGAGGCCTATCGCGCCGCCGTCGACGGGGCCCGCCAGCCGCAGCGCGCGCCAGCCGATCGCCCCGGCGCACAGCAGCGGCGCGGCTTCCACGTCGTCGATGGCCGCGGGCAGCGGCACCGCGAAGCCCTCCCGCACGACGGCATATTCGGCGTAGCCGCCGTCCGCATCGCGCCCGGTGGCCCGGAAGTCGGGACAGAGGTTCTCGCGCCCCCCCGCGCAGAAGGCGCACGACCCGCAGGCGCCGTTGATCCAGGCGATCCCGACGCGCTCGCCGACGCTGCGCAGCGAGCAGCCCTCGCCGAGGGCCGCGACCGTGCCCACGACCTGGTGGCCGGGCACCAGCGGCAGGCGGCCCGGCGGCGTGCGGCCCTCGATCACGTCGAGGTCGGTGTGGCAGACGCCGCAGGCGGCCACGCGCACCAGGACCTCGCCCGCGCGCGGCGCCGGCACGGGAAGATCCTCGAGGACGAGCGGCGCGCGTTCGCGGCGCAGATCATGCAGCGCCCGGAGCACCATCGCCTTCACGGGGCGTTCGCCTCCCGTCGGGCGCAGGTGCCCGGCACGGCCGCGCCTACACCTTGTGGCAACCCGGCTGCACGCAGGCCGGCCCGAGGCCGCCGCGGGTACGCGACGGGCCGTGGCAGCGGCTGCAGTCGATTCCCGGCTGGTTGTGGCGGATCCCCGCGCGGACCGTCTGGTGATCGTTGGCGTTGTGGCAGTTGTAGCAGTTCGGCCCGCTGCCGCCGTGCAACGTCGGGCCGTGGCAGCCCACACAGAATGTCAGCGGGTCGGTGAAGCCCTCCCGATGGCCGACGCCCCCGAGGTCGACGGAATGACCGTTGTCCCCCGAGTTGCACGCCGCGAACAGCGGCACCAGCAGGGCCAGGCCGGGCAGGACAAACCTCCTCAGTGCAGCCTTCATGGGCGCGCTCCCTTCGTTGCGTTGGTTTACCGGAAGGTAGGGCGCGCCCGGGCCACCGTCAAGCGCTCCGTCGGCGGACGGGCGCTTGATCCAGATCAAGGCGAGGCGGTCGCCGATGGGGTACCCTACGATCCGTGAACGGCATGGGCACGACGGATGACCGGGGCTCGCGCATCGGGCGCACCCGCCCCCTGGTCCGGCGCCTGCGGGCGGCGGTCCAGTCGGGCGTCTTCCTGCTCGTGCTCTGGGGCGGCTACGACCTCTGGCGTTTCGCGGGCGAGCTGGAGGCCGGCCGCGTCCCGGCGTTCGCCAAGCCGCTCTCGCCCGAGGGATTCCTGCCGATCGGCTCGCTCATGTCGCTCAAGCTCTGGGTGACGACCGGCGCCTGGGACCCGTGGCACCCGGCCGGCATGGTGATCCTGGGCGCGGCCCTGGCGCTCTCGCTGGCATTGCGCAAGAGCTTCTGCGGCTGGCTCTGCCCCGTGGGGACGCTCTCCGAGGTCCTCTGGCGCGGCGGGCGGCGGCTCTTCGGCCGCACCTTCGCGCTCCCGCGGTGGGCCGATCTCACGCTGCGCCCGCTCAAGTACGCGCTGCTCACCTTCTTCTTCTGGATCATCGTCGTGCGGATGTCGCCGGAGGCGATCCAGGGCTTCCTCGCCACCGACTACTGGAAGGCGGGCGACCTGAAGATGCTGCGCTTCTTCACCGACATGTCCGCGACGACCGCCGTGGTGCTCGCGGCGCTGGTGGCGCTGTCGCTGGTGACGAAGTCGTTCTGGTGCCGTTTCCTCTGTCCCTACGGCGCGCTGCTCGGCCTGCTCGCCGCCGCCGGCCCCGTGCGGGTGCGCCGCGACGCGGACCGCTGCGCCAACTGCGGCGCCTGCGCCCGCCACTGCCCCGCGCTGCTGCCGGTTGACCGCAAGGCCGGCATCGCGTCGCCCGAGTGCATCGGTTGCCTGACCTGCGTGAGCCGCTGCCCGGTCCCCGGCGCGCTCGACGTCTCCCTGGCGCGCCGGCGGGTGATCCCGCCGTGGCTCTACGCGGCCGCGCTCGTGGCCATCTTCTTCGGGATACTGCTCGCCGCCCGCGCGACCGGGCACTGGCACTCGGGCGTCAGCGGGGAGGAGTACCTGCGGATCGTGCCGTCGCTGGCGGGGCTCGCGCACGCCTGATCCGGGGGACGACGCGTCGGGTTGACTTCCCGGCGCGCGGCACTAAGATCGTAGTCATCTGGACGAATCTCCACGGGGCTCTCCGGGACGTACTGCCGCACGCTGAGAGGGGATCCGTTTCATGAGCCGCGAAGCGAGCGGGCCGCAGGACAACACAGCGCCGGGGCACGAGTCCGCCCCCCACCCGCTCCTTGCCCTGGAGGAGCGCGCGGAGCGGTTCCGCACGCTCGTCGAGGCCTCAAGCGACTGGATCTGGGAGGTCGACGAGAACGGCGTCTACACCTACGTCAGCCCGAAGGTGCGGGACGTGCTCGGCTACGAGCCGGGCGAGGTGCTCGGGCGGACGCCGTTCGACTTCATGCCCCCCGAGGAGCGCGAGCGCGTGGCCACGGAATTCCTCGGCCACGTCCGCCACGGCGAGCCCATCACGGCGCTCGAGAACGTCAACCTCCGCAAGGACGGCGGGCGGGTGACCCTCGAGACGAGCGGGGTGCCGGTCCGGGACGCCGAAGGCCGCCTGCGCGGCTACCGCGGCATCGACCGCGACATCTCCGCGCGCAAGCGCGCCGAGCAGGCGCTGCGCGAGAGCGAGGAGCGCTACCGCAAGCTCTACGAGCGCACGCCGGTGATGATGCACTCCATCGACGCGGAGGGTCGGCTGCTGAGCATCAGCGGCGCGTGGCTGGCGCAGCTGGGCTACACGCGCGAGGAGGTGATCGGGCGCCGCTCGACCGACTTCCTGACCGAGCGCTCCCGCCGCTACGCCCGGGAGGTCGTGCTGCCGGCGTTCATGAAGTCGGGCGTCTGCAGGGACGTGGAATACCAGTTCGTCAGGAAGGACGGCTCGGTCATGGACACCCTGCTCTCCGCCATCGCCGAGCACGACGCCTCGGGGGCGTTCGTGCGCTCCCTGGCCGTCGTCGTCGACGTCACCGAGAAGCGCGCCCTCGAGCAGGAGCGGCTGCGCGCCCAGAAGCTCGAGTCGATCGGCACGCTGGCCGGAGGCATCGCCCACGACTTCAACAACCTGCTCCAGGGCGTCTTCGGCTACATCTCGATGGCCCGGCTCAAGACCGACCGCCCCGACGAGGTCCTGGCAATGCTCAGCGAGGCGGAGCAGGCGCTGCACCAGGCGGTGGGCCTCACGAGCCAGCTGCTGACCTACGCCAAGGGCGGCGGCCCGCTCAAGAAGATCATCGCGCTGCAGCCGGTGATCGAGAACGCGGTGCGCCTCGCCCTCAGCGGCTCGCGCGCCAGGCCGGAGCTGGCGATCCCCGGCGACCTCTGGGCGGTGGACGCCGATGCCGGCCAGATCGGCCAGGTGGTGCAGAACATCGTCCTGAATGCGGAGCAGTCGATGCCCTCGGGCGGCACCGTCACGGTGACCGCGCGCAACGTCCCCGCGGCGGGCGGGCCGGCGGCGCACGCGGGCGCCTCCCCGGGGAACGTCGAGATCGTCATCCGGGACGAGGGGACCGGCATCGCGGCCGAGCACCTGCCGCGGGTCTTCGACCCCTACTTCACCACGAAGGAGAAGGGGACCGGGCTCGGCCTGGCCACGGTCTACTCCATCGTCAGGAACCATGGCGGGACCGTCGACCTCGCGTCCGAGCCCGGCCGCGGGACGACGGTGACGGTATTGCTCCCGGCGGCGCCCGCGCAGCCCGATGTCGAGCCGGCCCCGGCGCCTCGGGCGCGCCGGCCGCTGGCGGAGCCCCGGCGCGCCAGGATCCTGGTCATGGACGACGAGCCGGTCGTCCGCGAGGTGGCCGGCGCGCTGCTCGGGGCCATCGGCCACGAACCGACCCTCGCGGAGAACGGCGAGGCCGCGCTCGAGCGCTACCGCGAGGCCGCGGCGGCCGGCCGGCCCTTCGACGCCGTGATCCTGGACCTGACGGTCCGCGGCGGGATGGGGGGGAAGGAGACGATGCGCCGGCTCCTGGAGCTGGACCCGGCCGTGAAGGCGATCGTCTCGAGCGGCTACTCCGCCGACGGCGTGCTCGCGGACTACCGCGACCACGGCTTTCGCGACGTGCTCGCGAAGCCCTACACGCTGACCGGCCTGCGGGACGTGCTCGACCGCCTCCTCGCCTGACGGGAAGCCGCCCGGGCGCGGCGCCCGGACCGCGGCTCCGGCGGACAATCCTCAGCGGCAGCGCTCGAGGCCCCGCCGCGCCGGCCCGTTGCCCGGGTCCAGCCGCAGGCAGCGCTCGAACGCGGCGCGCGCCTTCGCGCAGTCCCCCGCGAAGAGCGCGGCCATCCCCTGGCGCGACCACGCGTCGGCCAGCACGCGGAAGTAGCGCGCGAGATACGGGCTGCCGGGGTGGATGCGCGCCGCCGCGTTCCAGCTGCGCTCGGCCTCGTCGTACTCCCGGAGCTTGAAGTGCGCCAGGCCGAGGCTCAGGTGCGCGGTGAGGTAGTCGGGGTAGAGCGCGAGCGCGCGCTGGAGGTAGCCGATGGCCGTGCGCAGGCACTGCGCCTCCCGCCCGCGCCAGGCCGGCAGCTCCGCCAGGTCGATCCAGCGCCCGCCGGCGTTGGTCAGGCACAGCACGCTGTCGGGCGCCACCGTGACATCGTGCGTGAACAACGCAGTGTCGTTCCGCCAGTCGCGGTTGCGCGCGACCGTACGCACGCCGGCGAGCACCACCACGGCAGCGAGGCCGGCCAGCAGCGCCGCGCGCCCGCCCGGCGCGGACAGGCGCGGCCGCTGCACGACGGCCACGCAGGCCCAGCCCGCTGCGACCGCCCACCCCAGCGACGCGTGGTAGATCAACCGCTCCGCCATCGTGGTGCCGACGTCGAACAGGACGTTGGCAACCGGCAGGAACGTGGCGAAGAAGAACACGAGCCCCCAGCCCGCCGCGTGCCGCCGGCGCGCAAGCCAGACCGCGAGCAGCGCGAGCGCGGCGAACAGGGCGAGCGACGCCAGCGCCTGCCCCCCGGCAAGCTCGCGGTACGGGATGCTGCGGTACCCGTAGTCCGAGACGAGAACCGCCGGGAAGAAGAGCAGCCCCAGGTACTTCGACCAGACGACGGCCTTCGTGCCGGCGGCCTGCGAGGGCGTGGCGAGCAGGTACGGGTCGCTGAGCACGTCGGGGGGCGGCGGCGGCCCGCCCGGCGGCAGCACCGCCAGGCGCGCGGCGGCGAAGACGGCCAGCGGCACCGCCACGGCGAGCGCGAGGCCCAGGTGCCGCCGCAGCGGGCGCTCCTTTCCGAGCAACCAGACCGTGGCGGGGACGAGCGCGAGCAGCGCGAAGGCGTACTCCTTCGAGAACGCCGCCAGCAGCGTCGCGGCGGCGACGCCGGCGAGGTGCCGCGCCCGGCCGGTCTCGAGGTGCCGGCAGGCGGCGATCAGCGCGAGGACGATGAAGAGCAGCGAAAGGATCTCGTCGCGGCTCTTGACGTTGGCGACGACCTCGGTGTGGACCGGGTGGACCGCGAAGAGCAGCGCGGCGACGAAGGCCGCGTCCGGCTGCTCCCGCAGCGGGTGGCGCGCGAGCAGCGCGTAGATCAGGAGGACCGACACGACATAGAGCGCGACGTTGCCGAGATGGCGCAGCCGATAGCCCCGGACGTAGCAGTCCGCGTCGTTCCACGTCCCGTCGCCGTTGACGTCCTCGTCCGCGTCGTCGCGGCCGTTGCCGTTGCGGTCCCAGCAGCGGGGCGGCAGCACGCCGCCGGGCCACGTCCCGACGATCTGCTGCTCGAGCGCGAACGTCGCGAGCGAGAGCGGGCGGTAGCGTCCCCCGCGGAGCCGCGAGGCGCCCCCCATCTGCTCGTAGTAGCTCTGGTAGGAGTCGCTCGTGAAGATGCCCGGCAGCCCCCGCAGCCCCTGGAGCACGTGGCGGTTGCGGTTGATGACGATCCCGTCGTCGAGCGCGAACCCGTGCCGCAGCGTGTTGACGTACAGCCCTGCGGCCACCACGGCCAGAACGAGCCACGGCTGCCACGGACGCCGGAACGGCAGGAGGCTCGACGGCGCGCGCGCCGCCCCCCTCTCCTCCCGCGCGGCGCTCGGCACGATCGCTTCCCCTCCCGGCCCGATGATACCGCGCCCGGGCCGCGCGGGGGGCCGGGCGACTGTTTCCCTTCAGGACCTCAAGGGGCGCTCACCGCTCGCCGGCGTGACTGGGGCTGCGGCTGCGGCGCGCCGCCCCCGACGTCCGGCCCGCCGGCCGCGTCCAGGTCCGCCGCCGGAGGAGCGACGGCCTTCTTGGCCGCCGCGGCCGCCTTGGCCGCCTCCTTCGCGGCGGCCAGCGCCTTCGGGCGATCCTTCATCGCCGTCCCGAGCTTCTTCATCTCCTCCTTGGCGAAGCCGAACTCAAAATGCAATGCGCCGGTCGCCGGCGCCTCTTCGGCGCTCTGTGCCTGGTCCTGCGTCAGCTGGCCCACGCCCCAGCGGGAGGGAGCGGACGCCCACCAGCCGGAGACCGGGGCGCCGCCTCCGGTCGCCATCCACCACGGCAGCTCCAGGTGCGGGTAGGGAATCGGCGGGAGCCCGGCCGGCGCGGGCATGCGGCCCATCCCCGGGGACCGCAGGAGGGTGGCGCCCGTCAGCGCCGGCCGCGAGAACGGCGGCATCTCCGAGCCCACGTTGGTCACGGGGTTCTGGCCCGCGTAGCCGTAGGGGTTCAGGTTGCGCGTCTCGTACACGCCCACGCTCTCGGCGGCGTCCCCGTGCGCGCCCGCCCCGGGGAAGGCGGCGCGCAGGGTCGGTTCGGCGGAGAGCCACAGCGCCGTCTCGGGGTCGTAGGGACGCCCGTCGAAGGAGTAGTACCCCGTCGTGTCGTCGAGTTCCCGCGCCGCGAACTGGTACGGCGCCCGGCGGGTGTTGGCGGACTCGTCGACGAAGACGCCGCCGAAGGGGAAGTACTCGCGGTGCTCGTAGAGTTCCCCCTGCGCGTCCGTGACAAAGGTCGTCGACCCGATCTGATCGCCGTGATAGAAGTACACGTCCTTCTCCACGGGCGGACGGCCGGCGGGGTTCGCCCCCGGCCGGTCCTGTTTCATCAGCTTGGTCGCAACGCGCTCGTCGCCCGCGAAGAAGTGCTTGAGGCCGACCTCGCGATTGCGCATGCTGAGGTAGCGGTTCACGAGGACCGTCTCCCCCTGCGGCCCGCGGGTGACCACGGGGACACCGGCGGCGTCGTACTTGTAACGTATCGTGTGGCCGTTGAGCGAGACGGCCTGGAGGCGGTTCTCTTCGTCCCAGACGAGGGTCCTTCGCCCATCCTGCCCCGGCGCCCTGACCACGATCTGGTTGCCGTTCGCGTCCCACTCCAGCCTCGCCGCGCCGATGCGGTCGGGCGCGTGCGCTCCCCTCCCGCCGTAGAGGTAGCGCGCGTCGAGGCTCGTCTTGCGGCGCGCGACCGGCTTCCCGGAGGGATTCACGACCTGGTGCACCCGGGTCATCGCCGTGATGTTGTGGATGCCGTCGTAGTCCACCTGCAGGGTGAACCGCTCCGCCTTCTCGCGCGGCCGCTCGAAGAGCCCGCTGGCGCCGGTGAGCCGGTTGAGGTCGTCGTAGACGAACGAGTAGTCCGTCGCCCCGCCCAGCCAGCGCGGGGAATCGGTGGCCGCGAGGTTGCGCGCGCGGGTGACGTTGCCCACGCGGTCGCAGCTCAGGCGCAGGTCCTGGAAGAACCCGCCCCGGCCGGGACCGGCTCCGGACTGCACGACCTCCAGGCACCGGTTGCGGGGATTGCGGCCGTAGCTGGTCGCAACGCCGTTGCCGTAGAGGACGAAGGCGCGGTCAAGGAACTTGTCGTACTCGAGCCGCCGCACGTAGACGTAGCGGTTGCCGCCCTTGGCGCCGGTCAGCTCCCGCAGCAGGCCGCCGGAGTCGTAGCGGTGGGTCAGCTCCTCGCCGTCCGGATAGGTCAGCAGCCCGAGCCTCCCCCACGTGTCGTGGCGCTGGCGCGTGACGTACACCTCGGGGCTGCCCGCGCTCCTGCCCTGGGTGTCCGACGCCACGGTCCTGGTCCGCACCGCGACCTCCCCGAGCGGGCCGTAGCGGAACTCCTCCACGCCCGACTCGTCCCCGACGCGGACGATCCGGCCGGCGCCGTTGCCGCCCGCGCCCGGCCGCCCCCACGCGATCGTCACGTTGTTCTCGGGGAACGCGGGATAGGCGATGGCGGTCAGGCGATTGAAGTCGTAGTCGTGAAGGATGCTCCTCCCCGAGAGCCGGAGGTTCGCCGTCACGCGCTCGACCACGTTCGCGGCCAGGTCGTAGCGGGCTTCCGTCCGACCGCCGTCCGGGCTCTCCAGGGCGGTGCGCCGCCCGAGGTTGTCGTACTCGGCCGCGACGGCGTTGCCCCGGTCGTCGGTCACGGCGACGAGACGGCGCAGCGGGTCGTACTCGTAGCTGGTCCAGATGTCGGGCGAGCCGCCCCCTGCGGACTCCTTCACGCCCACGACGAGGCCGCGCGCGTCCCGGTAGATCTCCCGCGGCGCGCCCCGCGCGTCGATCGCCCGCGCCAGCAGCCGCTGGGCCCCGCGGCGGTCCCGGCCGAACCCGAACTCGTACCGCGTGACGCTGCCGTCCGGGAGCGCGAGGCTCGTCGTGCGGTCGAGGACGTCCCACGTCGTGCGGGACGGCTCGACGCCGTCGACCCTGGTGTTCGGCACGCCGGGCGTACCCACCGCCTCCGTGACGGGGTGGCGTTGCGCCACCGTCCGCCCCGCGAAGTCGAACTTCGAGTCCCCGGATACCGCCATCACCCTCGCGGCAGCCACGCCGGCGCCCTGGTGCACCGAGGCGTCCCGTTTCGTCTGGGTGACCCGCCCGAGGCCGTCCACGAAGACGACGCGGTCGATGGTGTCGCCGGCCGGGTCGAAACGGTCCACGCGACGGGTCATGGCCCAGGGAGTGGCCTCGCCGTGGTGGTAGACGTGGCGCACGCTGTCCAGGCCGGCGCCGGCCTCGTAGGGCCCGATCGCGAACAGCAACCGCCCGAAGCCGTCGTAGCCGCGCTCGAGGGTGTTCCCGTTGATGTCCGTCTCGAGCAGGGGCTTGCCGTGCGCCAGGTCGTGCCGCGCCGTCGACACGTCGCCGTGGCTGTCGGAGATGCGCGCGAGGTGCGTGAACACGCGGTCGTCGTACCCGTAGGCCACCGCGTACCGCTGCCCCCTGAGGTTCGGCGGGAAGGTCGCCGAGAGCGTGTTGCCGTAGGGGTCGTAGGCGTAGTCCGTCGTCGCGGCGGCGCCGTCGGCGAGGTACTCCCGGACCTGCGTGACGTCCCCGGTCCCGGCCTCGATCGTCATGCCGCTGCGCTGCAGCTCGCGCCCCTGCGCCGAGTACCGGAGCGCATCGGGCTTCCCGACGATGTGCGCCGCCGTGTCGGCAAAGTAGCCGACATCCAGCCGCACGTCGTCCTCCGGACCTTCGTCGCCGAGGTCCACGACCTGCACGAGGTTCGACCACTTCACGCCCGGCGCGCCCTCTTTCAGCGCGTGCTCGTAGAGGATGGCGGTGGCCGTTCCCGGGGCGTCCGCGCCCTCGGAGAAGAGGCGGTCGGTCCGGCGCAGCTCGGGGAACACCGTCGCAACGTCGTCGTCGGTCGCCGCCAGCGGCTGCCCCGTCTCCACGTCGCGCAGGAGCCACGTGTGCCGCGTCTCGACGTACTTCCTCCCCTCGCCGTCCGCGACGGCCTCGTCCAGCAGCAGGCCCCGCGAGTAGAAGCCGGTGTTGGCGTACGTCCGGGTCACGCTGCGATAGGGCTGCCCGCCGGCGTCGAGCAGCGTCGCGACGACCGTGCCGTAGCCGTAGAACTCGCGCTCCCAGCGGTCGGAGCGGCCGCCCGCGTACTGGAAGACCGTCCGCTGCTCGTCGACGCCGTCGCCCGGCCAGCCGTCGCCCACCGTCGTCTTCGCGAGGACCCAGCGGGACTCCGGCATCTCGTAGGTGTTCCCGTCGCGCCGGTACTCGAGGGCGATCGTCCCCCCGAGCGGTCTGGCGACGGAGGCGAGGAGGTTGGTCCTGCCCGTGCGGTTGGGCGAGACCGTGAGCTGGTCGTCGCGGTCGGTCTCCACCAGGTCGGCGCAGCCGTCGCCGTCGACGTCGCGCAGGTCGCTCTTCTGGCGGGTGATGCTCCGCTCGTAGTCGCCGCCGGGGTTGACGATGATGTAGCAGCCCACGAGGCACAGGGGGCCGATGGGGACCGTGAAGTAGACGCCGCCGCCGAGGCTCACGGCGGTGCTCGTGACGCCCGTGCCCGGCGACCAGGGAACCGGCGGGGCGAA encodes:
- a CDS encoding tetratricopeptide repeat protein translates to MPSAAREERGAARAPSSLLPFRRPWQPWLVLAVVAAGLYVNTLRHGFALDDGIVINRNRHVLQGLRGLPGIFTSDSYQSYYEQMGGASRLRGGRYRPLSLATFALEQQIVGTWPGGVLPPRCWDRNGNGRDDADEDVNGDGTWNDADCYVRGYRLRHLGNVALYVVSVLLIYALLARHPLREQPDAAFVAALLFAVHPVHTEVVANVKSRDEILSLLFIVLALIAACRHLETGRARHLAGVAAATLLAAFSKEYAFALLALVPATVWLLGKERPLRRHLGLALAVAVPLAVFAAARLAVLPPGGPPPPPDVLSDPYLLATPSQAAGTKAVVWSKYLGLLFFPAVLVSDYGYRSIPYRELAGGQALASLALFAALALLAVWLARRRHAAGWGLVFFFATFLPVANVLFDVGTTMAERLIYHASLGWAVAAGWACVAVVQRPRLSAPGGRAALLAGLAAVVVLAGVRTVARNRDWRNDTALFTHDVTVAPDSVLCLTNAGGRWIDLAELPAWRGREAQCLRTAIGYLQRALALYPDYLTAHLSLGLAHFKLREYDEAERSWNAAARIHPGSPYLARYFRVLADAWSRQGMAALFAGDCAKARAAFERCLRLDPGNGPARRGLERCR